A window of the Harmonia axyridis chromosome 5, icHarAxyr1.1, whole genome shotgun sequence genome harbors these coding sequences:
- the LOC123680606 gene encoding zinc finger MYM-type protein 1-like, whose protein sequence is MDIRTFFTKKRRVEEGIHHDEPHCSKPTPSSMETSLAKQVGRNRINYGIPSDIARIGEPIKQIILNIYPKENNRAFVADWFKRYKWLQYSVERDAAFCYPCQQFLPHGSKQSSYTSTGFRNWKNASDTRTGFPKHEKSIPHTQAMAMWQDKLRRISTGSSVETLINHEVLEKNRYYMKSIVEVIQFLVVNELALRGNYVLEEKKEQGLFQNLFEYTCMKDPNLKEAFSHIPQNATYHSPEIQNQIIQAMVQVVQNSIVKDIKESDVNWFTLMEDGTRDKNNRENIAIAIRYVKDGIVNESLLTVTTTEHLDAATFTELTLNTLTKNGIDLSRMLSQCYDGASVMSGKVSGVATRIENQLGRKIPYVHCYNHRLHLIVIRTISEMTFIRLFFDQCIMLHEFFHHGKIAAMYGGKIIGRLLEQRWSGHLAVTKVVNDNYSEILLTLDKMKNDRFNGDDVAKSVGIKKIMLNLEFRMAMVVAKKILSMLQPADASLQARSAGLKDALIIINCVQNEITKLRTDEMYHQILEEAKSMTSIDSENRTHTQKRQVRRSNRMDDYLMFDSSCSSTKQNEEDQPFKSEYFETLDILVAELQRRFSDNDDLLNSVASLDELDVNKMEPLKNLGITIPSNEEATVVKAYLSRREDKTEDIVQVLYRQREAFKDTYELFASVATIGCSTAVCESTFSTLTAINRPQRLSMSHERMAGMVFLAFEKRRTQSVDLNEVLRIFNNMTNRRIQLF, encoded by the exons ATGGATATAAGGACTTTCTTTACCAAAAAACGAAGAGTTGAAGAGGGAATTCATCACGATGAACCCCATTGCTCAAAACCCACTCCTAGTTCTATGGAAACTAGTTTGGCAAAACAGGTTGGTAGAAATAGAATTAACTATGGTATTCCTTCGGATATTGCACGAATCGGAGAACcgataaaacaaattattttaaatatatatcccaaagaaaataatagggCCTTTGTTGCGGATTGGTTTAAGCGATATAAATGGTTGCAGTATTCGGTCGAGAGAGATGCTGCTTTTTGCTATCCTTGTCAACAATTTTTACCCCATGGAAGCAAACAAAGTTCTTATACTTCCACAGGATTCAGAAACTGGAAAAATGCCAGTGATACAAGAACTGGGTTTCCAAAACATGAGAAATCAATTCCTCATACACAAGCCATGGCGATGTGGCAAGACAAACTACGCAGAATATCTACAGGTAGCAGTGTCGAAACTTTGATAAATCATgaagttttagaaaaaaaccGGTATTACATGAAATCAATTGTTGAAGTTATACAATTTTTAGTTGTCAACGAGTTAGCTTTGCGAGGAAATTatgttttggaggaaaaaaaagaacaaggattatttcagaatttatttgaatacacgTGCATGAAAGATCCGAATTTGAAGGAGGCTTTCAGCCATATACCACAAAATGCGACATATCATTCACCGGAAATTCAAAACCAAATAATTCAAGCAATGGTTCAAGTAGTACAGAACTCCATTGTCAAAGATATCAAGGAATCTGACGTGAATTGGTTCACTCTAATGGAAGATGGAACGAGGGATAAGAATAAtcgtgaaaatattgctatagcAATACGTTACGTTAAGGATggaatcgtcaatgagtcgttgCTGACAGttacaacaactgaacatcttGATGCAGCAACATTTACCGAATTAACTTTAAACACTCTTACGAAAAATGGCATTGATCTCTCCCGTATGCTAAGCCAATGCTATGATGGAGCAAGTGTTATGAGCGGAAAAGTTTCAGGAGTTGCGACTAGAATAGAGAATCAATTGGGCCGAAAAATTCCTTATGTCCACTGTTATAACCACCGCTTACATTTAATAGTTATCAGGACTATCTCTGAAATGACTTTCATCCGTTTATTTTTTGATCAATGCATCATGTTACATGAGTTCTTTCATCATGGAAAAATAGCTGCAATGTATGGTGGAAAAATAATTGGCAGATTACTCGAACAACGTTGGTCAGGACACTTGGCGGTTACAAAAGTTGTAAACGATAATTATTCAGAGATTTTGCTAACtttagataaaatgaaaaatgacagattcaatGGTGACGACGTTGCCAAGAGTGTcggcatcaaaaaaattatgcttaATTTGGAATTCCGAATGGCTATGGTTGTGGCCAAAAAAATACTATCCATGCTTCAGCCTGCAGATGCAAGTTTACAAGCCCGAAGCGCAGGATTGAAAGACGCCCTAATAATCATAAATTGCGTCCAAAATGAAATCACAAAATTGAGAACAGATGAAATGTATCATCAAATTTTGGAAGAAGCTAAATCTATGACAAGCATTGATTCTGAAAATAGGACTCACACCCAAAAAAGGCAAGTCAGAAGATCTAATCGCATGGATGACTACTTGATGTTTGACTCTTCCTGTTCCTCAacgaaacaaaatgaagaagatcaACCATTTAAATCTGAGTATTTCGAAACATTGGACATACTAGTTGCTGAATTACAGAGAAGGTTTTCAGACAACGATGATCTGTTAAATTCTGTAGCGAGTCTCGATGAGTTGGATGTGAACAAAATGGaacctttgaaaaatttag GTATAACAATTCCATCAAATGAAGAGGCTACAGTGGTTAAAGCTTATTTGAGTCGTCGTGAGGATAAAACAGAAGACATAGTGCAAGTTTTGTACAGACAGCGAGAGGCTTTCAAAGATACATATGAACTCTTTGCATCTGTGGCGACCATAGGATGTAGCACTGCTGTTTGTGAATCTACTTTTTCAACCTTAACTGCAATCAATAGACCTCAGAGGCTGTCAATGAGTCACGAAAGAATGGCAGGCATGGTATTTCTGGCCTTTGAAAAGAGAAGGACTCAGTCTGTTGATCTGAATGAAGTCCTTCgcatatttaataatatgaCAAATCGAAGGATTCAGCTGTTTTGA
- the LOC123680518 gene encoding diuretic hormone receptor-like isoform X3, with product MGNDLSGLEGPSDATSAEMLRPDAMDYPSNATVDLVDYVAAVNQTGCEELYANETLAMTRELSTLGFCGPMADPVACWPPTPVNTTAVIRCFAELNFIRYDDSQNASRFCMWNGTWTKSNYSACKEIFNVPPDVETSIYFVGYTFGLISLSVAVGIFTYFKELRCLRNTIHMNLMWSYMLTYTMWIITLISLNTSFNVSVPCVFIITLLHYFHITTFFWMFVEGLYLYILVVETLTRENFKLRIYLLIGWVFPLCFIAVWAILKSFISTEDDPANSCDWFNPHLVDWIFQAPQVAVLLLNLIFLVAIMWVLVTKLRSANTVETQQYHKAAKALLVLMPLLGVTYVITIWAPTPDADSKRIFERARAVLLSLQGFTVALLYCFLNTEVQNAVRHHLATWKTRRSLGPNRLRSGSRSKDWSPRSRTESIRMVPRASR from the exons ATGGGCAACGACTTATCCGGACTCGAAGGACCATCAGACGCCACCTCGGCCGAGATGCTGCGTCCCGACGCCATGGACTACCCATCCAACGCCACTGTCGACCTGGTGGACTACGTAGCCGCTGTCAACCAGACAGGCTGTGAGGAATTGTACGCCAACGAGACGCTGGCGATGACGCGGGAGCTTTCGACGCTGGGATTCTGCGGACCCATGGCCGACCCGGTGGCCTGCTGGCCTCCGACGCCTGTGAACACTACTGCGGTGATAAGGTGCTTCGCCGAGCTGAACTTCATCAGATACGACGATAGCC AAAACGCTTCTAGATTTTGCATGTGGAACGGCACCTGGACCAAGTCAAATTATTCAGCTTGTAAAGAAATTTTTAATGTACCACCAGACGTTGAAACTAGCATATATTTTGTGGGATACACCTTTGGCCTCATAAGTTTGTCTGTAGCTGTTGGGATATTCACGTATTTCAA GGAACTCAGATGCTTGCGAAACACCATACACATGAACCTCATGTGGTCCTATATGCTGACCTACACTATGTGGATCATTACCCTGATATCG CTCAACACAAGCTTCAACGTTTCGGTACCCTGCGTATTCATCATAACCCTTTTACATTATTTTCACATCACCACTTTTTTCTGGATGTTTGTCGAAG GTCTCTATTTGTATATTCTGGTTGTGGAAACGCTGACAagggaaaatttcaaattaagaaTTTACCTATTGATCGGATGGG TGTTTCCTTTATGTTTCATTGCTGTTTGGGCAATACTAAAAAGCTTCATTTCAACAGAAGATGATCCTGCAAATTCG TGCGATTGGTTCAACCCCCACCTCGTAGACTGGATCTTTCAGGCGCCGCAGGTGGCAGTCCTGCTTTTGAATCTGATCTTTCTGGTGGCCATCATGTGGGTGCTGGTGACCAAGTTGCGTTCTGCGAACACTGTGGAGACGCAGCAGTACCACAAGGCTGCTAAGGCGCTGTTGGTGCTGATGCCGCTGTTGGGCGTCACCTACGTCATCACCATATGGGCGCCGACGCCAGACGCCGATTCCAAGAGGATTTTCGAGAGGGCCAGGGCTGTGCTGCTTTCGCTGCAG GGGTTCACGGTTGCCCTGCTGTATTGTTTCCTGAACACGGAGGTCCAGAACGCTGTTCGACATCATTTGGCCACGTGGAAGACCAGGAGATCGCTGGGTCCCAACCGTCTGCGGTCAGGCAGCCGCAGTAAAGATTGGTCTCCCCGATCGCGCACGGAGAGCATACG
- the LOC123680108 gene encoding THO complex subunit 4, translating to MVDKIEMSLDEIIKSNKPRRGGNTGGRRGRGGGRGTKTGGGPPRRNFRNSSSAGGSGVQRGRGRGGITRSYNRGDVNSAWKHDLFEGYGPRKLAAARAMVQANMGPTKLLVSNLDFGVSDSDIQELFAEFGPLKSAAVHYDRSARSLGTADVIFERRSDAIKAMKQYNGVPLDGRAMNIQLTTSEIPSPVRRNGPSPQKFQSRSPRNSGGGRTRASNRGGRPARGGRNTRTPKKQPTAEELDAELEAYTKEMK from the exons atgGTGGATAAAATAGAAATGAGCTtggatgaaataataaaatctaaCAAACCACGTCGTGGAGGAAATACTGGGGGAAGGAGAGGCCGAGGAGGTGGACGTGGTACAAAAACTGGAGGTGGACCTCCTAGAAGAAATTTCCGTAATTCTAGTTCTGCCGGAGGTTCAGGTGTTCAGAGAGGAAGAGGTCGTGGAGGAATCACTCGATCCTACAATCGG GGAGATGTAAACAGTGCATGGAAGCATGATCTGTTTGAAGGGTACGGACCAAGAAAATTGGCCGCTGCCCGAGCAATGGTCCAAGCTAATATGGGACCAACAAAACTGTTGGTCTCAAACTTAGATTTTGGAGTATCTGATTCTGACATTCAAGAACTATTCGCCGAATTTGGACCGCTCAAGAGTGCTGCAGTGCACTATGATAGATCAGCTAGATCGTTAGGAACAGCCGATGTAATTTTTGAGAGGAGGAGTGATGCCATCAAAGCCATGAAGCAATACAACGGAGTGCCTTTAGATGGAAGAgctatgaatattcaactgaCCACTTCAGAGATTCCTTCACCAGTTAGAAGGAATGGTCCCTCACCGCAAAAGTTCCAGAGTAGGAGTCCTAGGAATTCTGGTGGAGGAAGAACAAGAGCTAGTAATAGAGGAG GAAGACCTGCTAGAGGTGGTCGTAACACTAGAACGCCAAAGAAACAGCCAACTGCAGAGGAGTTAGATGCCGAATTGGAAGCTTACACGAAAGAAATGAAGTAG
- the LOC123680650 gene encoding ADP-ribosylation factor-like protein 6-interacting protein 1 isoform X2 gives MSTKREIKLQEVKNKLENWKEIILPLYKILIWEKQWHPFAVAGVSTAIFLFIWLTDMSVLTTFSLLGLFATLCDYLVPIISTSFIKPDSWTPQKEALYDTICGEILIIKMKLELDCSMYCRMRESHPKMYFAVTTFALGILAWFGNLFNNLLIAHLFVTSILLLPGAERTKVYTHMHEIQNKIFKEYVNPRFQVKKEE, from the exons ATGTCTACAAAAAGA gaaATTAAGCTTCAAGAAGTAAAAAACAAGTTGGAAAATtggaaagaaataatattaccCCTTTATAAAATCCTTATTTGGGAAAAGCAATGGCATCCATTCGCTGTTGCTGGAG TTTCTACTGCAATCTTCTTATTCATATGGCTCACAGATATGAGTGTGTTAACTACTTTTTCATTGCTGGGTTTATTTGCAACTCTCTGTGATTATTTAGTACCAATTATTTCAACTTCTTTTATTAAACCTGATTCTTGGACACCTCAAAAAGAAGCATTGTATGATACAATATGTGGAGaaattttaatcatcaagatgaaacTTGAACTTGATTGCTCGATGTACTGTAGAATGAGAGAAAGTCATCCAAAAATG TATTTTGCAGTGACAACCTTTGCTCTTGGAATATTGGCTTGGTTTGGAAATCTTTTCAACAATCTGCTGATAGCACATCTTTTTGTAACGTCAATATTACTTCTACCTGGCGCTGAGCGTACCAAAGTTTACACTCACATGCATGAAATacagaataaaatattcaaagaataCGTTAACCCGAGGTTCCAGGTGAAAAAAGAAGAGTAG
- the LOC123680650 gene encoding ADP-ribosylation factor-like protein 6-interacting protein 1 isoform X1, whose amino-acid sequence MSTKRVVEDEKIEKPAINISSTYSESLEIKLQEVKNKLENWKEIILPLYKILIWEKQWHPFAVAGVSTAIFLFIWLTDMSVLTTFSLLGLFATLCDYLVPIISTSFIKPDSWTPQKEALYDTICGEILIIKMKLELDCSMYCRMRESHPKMYFAVTTFALGILAWFGNLFNNLLIAHLFVTSILLLPGAERTKVYTHMHEIQNKIFKEYVNPRFQVKKEE is encoded by the exons ATGTCTACAAAAAGA gtggttgaagatgaaaaaattgaaaaacctgCAATTAATATCAGTAGTACCTATTCCGAATCCTTg gaaATTAAGCTTCAAGAAGTAAAAAACAAGTTGGAAAATtggaaagaaataatattaccCCTTTATAAAATCCTTATTTGGGAAAAGCAATGGCATCCATTCGCTGTTGCTGGAG TTTCTACTGCAATCTTCTTATTCATATGGCTCACAGATATGAGTGTGTTAACTACTTTTTCATTGCTGGGTTTATTTGCAACTCTCTGTGATTATTTAGTACCAATTATTTCAACTTCTTTTATTAAACCTGATTCTTGGACACCTCAAAAAGAAGCATTGTATGATACAATATGTGGAGaaattttaatcatcaagatgaaacTTGAACTTGATTGCTCGATGTACTGTAGAATGAGAGAAAGTCATCCAAAAATG TATTTTGCAGTGACAACCTTTGCTCTTGGAATATTGGCTTGGTTTGGAAATCTTTTCAACAATCTGCTGATAGCACATCTTTTTGTAACGTCAATATTACTTCTACCTGGCGCTGAGCGTACCAAAGTTTACACTCACATGCATGAAATacagaataaaatattcaaagaataCGTTAACCCGAGGTTCCAGGTGAAAAAAGAAGAGTAG
- the LOC123680518 gene encoding diuretic hormone receptor-like isoform X2, translated as MGNDLSGLEGPSDATSAEMLRPDAMDYPSNATVDLVDYVAAVNQTGCEELYANETLAMTRELSTLGFCGPMADPVACWPPTPVNTTAVIRCFAELNFIRYDDSQNASRFCMWNGTWTKSNYSACKEIFNVPPDVETSIYFVGYTFGLISLSVAVGIFTYFKELRCLRNTIHMNLMWSYMLTYTMWIITLISLNTSFNVSVPCVFIITLLHYFHITTFFWMFVEGLYLYILVVETLTRENFKLRIYLLIGWVFPLCFIAVWAILKSFISTEDDPANSCDWFNPHLVDWIFQAPQVAVLLLNLIFLVAIMWVLVTKLRSANTVETQQYHKAAKALLVLMPLLGVTYVITIWAPTPDADSKRIFERARAVLLSLQGFTVALLYCFLNTEVQNAVRHHLATWKTRRSLGPNRLRSGSRSKDWSPRSRTESIRFTEWSLVPPDDIEPGS; from the exons ATGGGCAACGACTTATCCGGACTCGAAGGACCATCAGACGCCACCTCGGCCGAGATGCTGCGTCCCGACGCCATGGACTACCCATCCAACGCCACTGTCGACCTGGTGGACTACGTAGCCGCTGTCAACCAGACAGGCTGTGAGGAATTGTACGCCAACGAGACGCTGGCGATGACGCGGGAGCTTTCGACGCTGGGATTCTGCGGACCCATGGCCGACCCGGTGGCCTGCTGGCCTCCGACGCCTGTGAACACTACTGCGGTGATAAGGTGCTTCGCCGAGCTGAACTTCATCAGATACGACGATAGCC AAAACGCTTCTAGATTTTGCATGTGGAACGGCACCTGGACCAAGTCAAATTATTCAGCTTGTAAAGAAATTTTTAATGTACCACCAGACGTTGAAACTAGCATATATTTTGTGGGATACACCTTTGGCCTCATAAGTTTGTCTGTAGCTGTTGGGATATTCACGTATTTCAA GGAACTCAGATGCTTGCGAAACACCATACACATGAACCTCATGTGGTCCTATATGCTGACCTACACTATGTGGATCATTACCCTGATATCG CTCAACACAAGCTTCAACGTTTCGGTACCCTGCGTATTCATCATAACCCTTTTACATTATTTTCACATCACCACTTTTTTCTGGATGTTTGTCGAAG GTCTCTATTTGTATATTCTGGTTGTGGAAACGCTGACAagggaaaatttcaaattaagaaTTTACCTATTGATCGGATGGG TGTTTCCTTTATGTTTCATTGCTGTTTGGGCAATACTAAAAAGCTTCATTTCAACAGAAGATGATCCTGCAAATTCG TGCGATTGGTTCAACCCCCACCTCGTAGACTGGATCTTTCAGGCGCCGCAGGTGGCAGTCCTGCTTTTGAATCTGATCTTTCTGGTGGCCATCATGTGGGTGCTGGTGACCAAGTTGCGTTCTGCGAACACTGTGGAGACGCAGCAGTACCACAAGGCTGCTAAGGCGCTGTTGGTGCTGATGCCGCTGTTGGGCGTCACCTACGTCATCACCATATGGGCGCCGACGCCAGACGCCGATTCCAAGAGGATTTTCGAGAGGGCCAGGGCTGTGCTGCTTTCGCTGCAG GGGTTCACGGTTGCCCTGCTGTATTGTTTCCTGAACACGGAGGTCCAGAACGCTGTTCGACATCATTTGGCCACGTGGAAGACCAGGAGATCGCTGGGTCCCAACCGTCTGCGGTCAGGCAGCCGCAGTAAAGATTGGTCTCCCCGATCGCGCACGGAGAGCATACG